The proteins below are encoded in one region of Salvelinus namaycush isolate Seneca chromosome 39, SaNama_1.0, whole genome shotgun sequence:
- the LOC120032980 gene encoding C-C chemokine receptor type 7-like, with protein MTAVKDTRILVPALLIWTYFENCFSQNENMTTEFTTEYTDYSTDKNELDYDHWTQQCQKESNRHFRSWFMPTFYSLICFLGLVGNILVIGTYVYFNRLKTGTDVFLLSLSIADLLFAVSLPLWATNSMTEWVLGLFICKVMHTIYKVSFYSGMFLLTSISVDRYFAISKAVSAHRHRSTAVFISKVTSVVIWVMALVFSVPEMSYTNISNKTCTPYTAGSDQVRVGIQVSQMVLGFVLPLLIMAFCYGAIVKTLCQARSFEKNKAIKVIFTLVAVFLLCQVPYNLVLLLTTLDAAKGGNKECIYDNSLLYASDITQCLAFLRCCLNPFVYAFIGVKFRRDLLKLLKDLGCMSQERFFQYTCGKRRSSAVAMETETTTTFSP; from the exons ATGACCGCTGTCAAAG ATACACGAATCTTAGTACCCGCTCTGCTGATCTGGACCTACTTTGAG AATTGCTTCTCTCAGAATGAAAACATGACTACAGAGTTCACCACTGAGTACACTGATTACTCCACAGACAAGAATGAGTTGGATTATGACCATTGGACCCAGCAATGCCAGAAGGAATCCAACCGCCACTTCCGCTCCTGGTTCATGCCCACCTTCTACTCCCTCATCTGCTTCCTCGGTCTGGTCGGTAACATCCTGGTGATCGGTACCTACGTCTACTTCAACCGGCTGAAGACCGGGACCGATGTGTTCCTGCTCAGCCTGTCCATCGCTGACCTGCTGTTCGCCGTGTCGCTGCCCCTCTGGGCGACCAACTCCATGACGGAGTGGGTGCTGGGGCTGTTCATCTGCAAGGTCATGCACACCATCTATAAGGTCAGCTTCTACAGCGGCATGTTCCTCCTCACCTCCATCAGCGTGGACAG GTACTTCGCCATCTCCAAGGCCGTCTCTGCCCACCGCCACCGCTCCACGGCCGTGTTCATTAGCAAGGTGACCTCTGTGGTCATCTGGGTGATGGCGCTGGTCTTCTCTGTGCCCGAGATGTCCTACACCAACATCAGCAACAAGACCTGCACCCCCTACACCGCCGGCTCAGACCAGGTGCGCGTGGGCATCCAGGTGAGCCAGATGGTCCTGGGGTTTGTTCTGCCGCTCCTAATCATGGCCTTTTGTTACGGCGCCATTGTGAAGACCCTGTGCCAGGCCCGGAGCTTTGAGAAGAACAAGGCCATCAAGGTGATCTTCACTTTGGTGGCAGTCTTCCTGCTCTGCCAGGTGCCCTATAATCTGGTACTGCTGCTGACCACTCTCGACGCGGCTAAGGGGGGCAACAAGGAGTGCATCTACGACAACAGCCTCCTCTACGCCTCTgacatcacccagtgcctggctTTCCTGAGGTGCTGCCTCAACCCCTTTGTGTACGCGTTCATCGGGGTGAAGTTCCGCCGCGACCTCCTGAAGCTGCTGAAGGATCTGGGCTGTATGAGCCAGGAGAGATTCTTCCAGTACACCTGCGGAAAGAGGAGGAGTTCAGCGGTCGCCATGGAAACCGAGACCACAACCACTTTCTCCCCCTAA